A section of the Bryobacteraceae bacterium genome encodes:
- the exuT gene encoding hexuronate transporter produces MHPQPSKTRWWILALLFLITTNNYLDRIILGILSPVILDDLHFTKIEYGYVSAAFQAAYAGGFLLMGWWIDRVGTRRGYAGAITLWSIAAGLHAFSTSWLQLSFWRALLGLGESGNFPAAIKAVTEWFPKRDRAFATGIFNAGTNVATMIGPPLFVWMNSHLGWRTCFLITASTGAICLALWWFFYRVPREHRWVNQAELAIIESDPEERVETRVGWAQALRIRQTYGFALAKFFSDPVWWFYLTWLTLYFKEARGLSLEQIGWALPVIYLMADFGSVFGGWLSGFLIRRGWPNGKARKLTMGLFALCMPIAATAVVAPKTWMAVALISLATAAHQGWSANLYTTVSDVFPKSAVASVTGLGGFLGGFGGIIFTALLPGYLITYFGYLPVFVIMGSFHLIGWTCVHVFLGDMRKLGEEAI; encoded by the coding sequence GTGCATCCGCAACCGTCGAAGACCCGTTGGTGGATCCTCGCCCTCCTGTTCCTGATTACCACGAACAACTACCTCGACAGGATCATCCTCGGCATTCTCAGCCCGGTCATTCTCGATGATCTGCACTTCACCAAGATCGAGTATGGGTATGTCAGCGCGGCGTTTCAAGCCGCTTACGCCGGCGGCTTTCTGCTGATGGGCTGGTGGATCGACCGCGTGGGCACGCGCCGCGGCTACGCCGGAGCCATCACGCTGTGGAGCATCGCTGCCGGCCTGCATGCTTTCAGCACAAGCTGGCTCCAGTTGAGTTTCTGGCGCGCCCTGCTCGGGCTCGGGGAAAGCGGCAACTTTCCCGCCGCCATCAAAGCGGTAACAGAGTGGTTTCCCAAGCGCGACCGCGCCTTTGCCACCGGCATCTTCAACGCCGGGACGAACGTGGCCACGATGATCGGGCCGCCCCTGTTCGTCTGGATGAATTCGCACCTCGGCTGGCGCACCTGTTTTCTCATCACCGCGTCCACCGGCGCCATCTGCCTGGCGCTCTGGTGGTTCTTCTATCGGGTGCCGCGCGAGCACAGGTGGGTGAACCAGGCCGAGCTGGCCATCATCGAAAGCGACCCGGAAGAACGGGTCGAGACGCGAGTCGGCTGGGCGCAGGCCCTGCGAATCCGCCAGACCTACGGCTTCGCGCTGGCCAAGTTCTTTTCCGACCCTGTCTGGTGGTTTTATCTGACATGGCTCACGCTGTATTTCAAGGAGGCGCGGGGGCTGAGCCTGGAGCAGATCGGCTGGGCGCTGCCGGTCATCTACCTGATGGCGGACTTCGGCAGCGTCTTCGGCGGCTGGCTGAGCGGTTTCCTCATCCGCCGCGGCTGGCCCAACGGAAAGGCGCGCAAGCTGACCATGGGCCTGTTCGCGCTGTGCATGCCCATCGCCGCCACCGCCGTGGTCGCTCCAAAGACCTGGATGGCCGTCGCCCTGATCTCCCTGGCCACCGCCGCTCACCAGGGCTGGTCGGCGAACCTCTACACCACGGTTTCGGACGTCTTCCCCAAGTCCGCCGTGGCCTCCGTCACCGGCTTGGGCGGCTTCCTCGGGGGCTTCGGCGGCATCATCTTCACGGCGCTCCTGCCCGGTTACCTCATTACCTATTTCGGATACCTGCCGGTGTTCGTCATCATGGGCAGCTTCCATCTGATCGGCTGGACGTGCGTCCACGTCTTTCTCGGCGACATGCGCAAACTTGGCGAAGAGGCGATTTAG